From a single Gracilimonas sp. genomic region:
- a CDS encoding histone H1 codes for MSRMDDINNVVEELQVDMKKFYEKGNKAAGTRARKHLMTLKKLSHEIRQEIQAKKNAM; via the coding sequence ATGAGTAGAATGGACGATATCAACAACGTAGTAGAAGAACTGCAAGTTGACATGAAGAAATTTTATGAGAAAGGAAATAAAGCTGCCGGAACACGTGCCCGCAAGCACCTGATGACTCTTAAGAAACTTTCTCACGAAATCCGGCAGGAAATTCAAGCGAAGAAAAACGCTATGTAA
- a CDS encoding endonuclease/exonuclease/phosphatase family protein: MRLLLPILVLFTSACTIQQQKEKPSSNSFSQAITTPAWYQASDFDTVKVLSWNVEHFVDSYDNPYIDNGRENTPPENMQERRKLFVEIIKEANADLVVLQEFESDSYAQQLAEEYFPELGYKVFAGHESNDWYMNVVVMSRIPLGLFHSYATSNTPIIGQTDDDGNPASQEFTNNRMWTTEVIVNPDYSFSLTGVHLKAGRGERNENWRLGQINLLRAHYKQLLALNPNQNILTVGDFNSTPDSDEFKAFLGAGTEVEFIDPLAGTDVFSHPADSAFWRIDHILPNRNMHAEIVNDTVIVNYFFSLDSMEMAADHLPMSVEIISRDL; encoded by the coding sequence ATGCGCCTGCTTTTACCGATTCTCGTTCTTTTTACTTCAGCTTGTACCATTCAACAGCAAAAAGAAAAGCCCTCCTCTAACTCATTTTCTCAAGCAATAACCACACCGGCCTGGTATCAGGCTTCTGATTTTGATACGGTAAAAGTATTGTCCTGGAATGTGGAGCATTTTGTGGATAGCTACGATAATCCTTATATAGATAACGGACGGGAAAACACTCCACCCGAAAACATGCAGGAACGGCGGAAACTATTCGTGGAAATCATCAAAGAAGCGAATGCAGATCTTGTAGTACTTCAGGAGTTTGAAAGCGACAGTTATGCACAGCAACTAGCTGAGGAGTATTTTCCGGAATTAGGATATAAGGTTTTTGCAGGGCACGAAAGTAATGACTGGTACATGAATGTGGTTGTTATGAGCCGCATACCGCTTGGGCTCTTTCACAGTTATGCAACTTCCAATACCCCAATTATCGGGCAAACTGACGATGACGGCAATCCTGCTTCACAAGAATTTACCAACAATCGGATGTGGACTACAGAGGTGATTGTAAACCCAGATTACAGCTTTTCTTTAACCGGAGTGCACTTGAAGGCGGGACGTGGAGAGCGCAATGAAAATTGGAGACTGGGACAAATCAACTTGTTAAGAGCACATTATAAGCAGCTGCTCGCTCTTAATCCCAACCAGAATATATTAACGGTTGGTGATTTTAACAGCACTCCCGACAGTGATGAGTTTAAAGCATTTTTAGGTGCTGGCACAGAAGTGGAGTTCATTGATCCTCTGGCAGGTACGGATGTGTTTTCACACCCGGCAGATTCAGCCTTTTGGCGTATTGATCATATCCTTCCAAACAGGAATATGCATGCAGAAATTGTGAATGATACAGTGATTGTTAATTATTTCTTTTCGCTTGATTCTATGGAAATGGCGGCTGATCACCTGCCAATGAGCGTAGAAATTATCTCCCGGGATTTATAA
- a CDS encoding carboxymuconolactone decarboxylase family protein, with amino-acid sequence MSEKNRLELFREKRAEQNEKVMDLDHLGIKRFFNMDTNTYRDGALPTQTKELLGLVASAVLRCNDCIDYHLEQCAKSGSTKAEIVDALNVALIVGGSIVIPHLRHATETLEFLEEEGTLK; translated from the coding sequence ATGTCAGAAAAAAACCGGCTGGAATTATTCAGAGAAAAAAGAGCGGAACAGAATGAGAAAGTAATGGATTTGGACCATCTGGGTATCAAACGTTTTTTCAATATGGATACCAATACGTATCGTGATGGAGCCCTTCCCACTCAAACCAAAGAGCTTCTTGGGCTGGTTGCCTCAGCTGTTTTACGCTGCAACGACTGCATAGATTATCACCTGGAACAGTGTGCAAAATCCGGTTCAACAAAAGCAGAAATAGTAGACGCTTTGAATGTAGCGTTAATTGTAGGTGGCAGTATCGTTATTCCTCATTTACGTCATGCAACCGAAACACTGGAGTTTCTGGAAGAGGAAGGAACACTTAAGTAA
- a CDS encoding DUF4856 domain-containing protein — MIRLKSFLTLFLISAILVSCDTNDGTKIEVPSSYEFTRNGETTVSFSGQTTRIQMGHELLPAMLDFDNSTKELLLQMYRNQTESGGDVDPFESAELNAATKNIKGKVAASVDYFSNNTAVSAVIKNQFETWISGQIEEVFPNRNTLAAEGQPGQIADGSSTRYVNGKGFEYNQLVGKSLIGALMTDQMLNNYVSVSVLDAGTNREDNNDGTLAESSNYTNMEHKWDEAYGYLFGTSANPANPLATLGDDDDFLNKYLARVDNDEDFAGIAQETFDAFALGRAAIVEGQYDVRDKQADIIRENISTVIAVRAVYYLQSGKNAIDQTTPDYGAAFHDLSEAYGFIYSLQFTRVPGSDSPYLTKTDVEGFLAELEEGNGLWDVTPETLDNMSAEIAAQFNFTVEEAAN, encoded by the coding sequence ATGATTCGACTTAAATCTTTTTTAACACTATTCTTAATTTCAGCAATACTCGTCTCCTGCGACACTAATGATGGCACAAAAATCGAAGTCCCCTCTTCCTATGAGTTTACCCGAAACGGAGAAACCACGGTTTCATTCAGCGGACAAACTACCCGAATTCAAATGGGACACGAACTTCTTCCGGCCATGTTGGATTTTGACAATTCTACCAAAGAACTCCTGCTCCAAATGTATCGAAATCAAACAGAAAGTGGTGGAGACGTAGATCCTTTTGAGAGTGCTGAATTAAATGCGGCTACCAAAAACATCAAAGGTAAAGTAGCTGCCTCAGTTGATTACTTTTCAAACAACACAGCCGTAAGTGCTGTAATCAAAAATCAATTTGAGACCTGGATTTCAGGTCAGATAGAGGAAGTATTTCCAAATAGAAATACCCTTGCTGCAGAAGGTCAACCCGGACAAATTGCTGACGGTTCTTCTACCCGCTACGTAAATGGAAAAGGCTTTGAATACAATCAGCTGGTTGGTAAAAGCCTGATTGGAGCACTGATGACAGATCAAATGCTCAACAATTACGTAAGTGTTTCTGTATTGGATGCTGGCACAAACCGTGAAGACAACAATGATGGCACACTGGCTGAAAGCTCTAACTACACAAATATGGAACATAAATGGGATGAAGCTTACGGATACCTTTTTGGTACATCCGCTAATCCTGCAAATCCGCTGGCCACCCTTGGGGATGACGATGACTTCCTCAACAAATATTTAGCCCGTGTGGATAATGATGAAGATTTTGCTGGAATCGCACAGGAAACATTTGATGCTTTTGCCTTAGGCCGGGCAGCAATTGTTGAAGGACAATATGATGTTCGGGATAAACAAGCAGACATTATCCGCGAAAACATTTCTACAGTCATTGCAGTGCGTGCCGTTTACTATCTCCAATCCGGTAAAAATGCAATAGACCAGACCACACCTGATTACGGTGCCGCTTTCCATGATCTTTCAGAAGCGTATGGATTTATTTACAGCCTGCAGTTCACGCGAGTGCCAGGTTCCGACAGCCCATATCTCACGAAAACAGATGTTGAAGGTTTCCTTGCTGAGCTCGAAGAAGGCAATGGATTATGGGATGTAACTCCCGAAACGCTTGACAACATGTCGGCTGAAATCGCCGCACAGTTCAACTTCACCGTAGAAGAAGCGGCAAACTAA
- a CDS encoding PH domain-containing protein, with protein sequence MNQEPNTRIHKDAIKAWTVNALLFGLLWFAPVIIYLALAINHNLDAATAWYHGIDWLLFSALFVASVIFYLCTGILFPNLRWKRWKYDVSEKEIDMLRGIIIKKRTLVPINRVQHVDTKQGPIYRKFGLSSVTISTAATTHEIPALDDDTADELRTTISTLVRKVKDDV encoded by the coding sequence ATGAATCAAGAGCCTAATACCCGAATACATAAAGATGCAATCAAAGCCTGGACTGTAAATGCCTTGTTATTTGGATTACTTTGGTTTGCCCCGGTTATCATATATCTGGCTTTGGCTATTAATCATAATCTGGATGCAGCAACAGCCTGGTATCACGGAATAGACTGGCTGTTATTTTCTGCACTATTTGTAGCCTCTGTAATATTTTATCTATGTACAGGAATTCTGTTTCCCAATTTACGCTGGAAAAGGTGGAAGTATGATGTTTCAGAAAAAGAAATAGATATGCTTCGCGGTATTATCATCAAGAAAAGAACCCTTGTTCCTATAAATCGCGTTCAGCATGTTGATACCAAACAAGGTCCGATCTATCGAAAATTTGGACTGTCTTCCGTTACTATTTCTACGGCTGCAACCACGCATGAAATTCCTGCTCTGGACGATGATACCGCCGACGAGCTTCGCACCACCATCTCGACTCTTGTACGTAAGGTGAAAGATGATGTCTGA
- a CDS encoding PH domain-containing protein yields MSEFKRQHPIAAVTRVIESIKQNFITIIILLFIGSSNTEGYFIYLLLGGIAITLISGVLSWVVFRYRVHEDELQIKKGVLVKSNMYLSKDRIQVIDITEGLLQRMFGLVKVEVKTAGGGTETATISAISRGDAEALRTELRKKRMNGEGTEKVAEEEEDEILGQWKLSTKDLVFAAFTSGNFGLIASILGAVSGQMDEFINEETIEYVYEALPGYSDVTLIIGIVIAIIVISWALSFLGVIFKYSDFQLEKTSKELIITSGLVERKHITVPFNRIQAVRFVEGIIRQPFGYGMIYVESAGFDQTQKGRSIVLVPFIASEKVSTFLSEFLEEYKEPEYQIRPPKKTLWRYIRRPNYFVLPLIPVIWYLLEYGWLSLMLIPILGYLGWLRYQDAALGLGEKILRMRYRVVSRTTAIVKKNRIQNIATSQNPFQDNKDIQNMTVTAASGAGGMGFEAADISLNDTFKVLKWLMNEPYHEEEGEASASAQIES; encoded by the coding sequence ATGTCTGAGTTTAAACGGCAACATCCAATTGCTGCGGTCACACGAGTGATAGAAAGTATCAAGCAGAACTTTATCACGATCATTATTCTGCTTTTCATTGGAAGCTCCAACACCGAGGGGTATTTCATTTATCTGCTGCTGGGAGGTATTGCGATTACTCTCATTAGTGGAGTATTGAGCTGGGTTGTGTTCAGATATCGTGTTCATGAAGATGAACTGCAAATAAAGAAAGGGGTTCTTGTAAAAAGTAATATGTACCTCTCTAAAGATCGTATCCAGGTGATTGATATCACTGAGGGATTGTTACAGCGTATGTTTGGATTGGTAAAAGTGGAGGTTAAAACAGCCGGCGGGGGAACCGAAACGGCTACAATAAGCGCGATATCAAGGGGAGATGCAGAGGCTCTTCGAACAGAATTGCGTAAAAAGAGAATGAATGGAGAAGGCACTGAAAAGGTAGCTGAAGAAGAAGAGGATGAAATACTTGGTCAATGGAAGTTATCGACCAAAGACTTGGTTTTTGCTGCTTTTACCTCCGGAAACTTTGGTCTTATTGCATCTATTCTGGGTGCTGTATCAGGGCAAATGGATGAGTTTATTAATGAGGAAACCATCGAATATGTATATGAAGCGCTCCCCGGTTATAGTGATGTGACCCTCATTATAGGTATTGTTATCGCCATTATTGTGATTTCATGGGCGCTTTCTTTCCTGGGTGTTATCTTCAAATACTCGGATTTCCAGCTCGAAAAAACATCCAAAGAGCTCATTATCACCAGTGGATTGGTTGAGAGAAAGCACATTACCGTACCATTCAACCGTATTCAGGCAGTTCGGTTCGTAGAGGGTATTATCCGCCAGCCGTTTGGGTATGGGATGATTTATGTGGAAAGTGCTGGGTTTGATCAAACACAAAAAGGGCGTTCTATTGTGCTTGTTCCATTCATTGCGTCAGAAAAGGTGAGTACATTTTTAAGTGAGTTTCTTGAAGAATACAAAGAACCCGAATATCAAATCAGGCCTCCGAAAAAGACTCTGTGGAGATACATCAGGCGGCCCAATTATTTTGTGTTACCTCTCATTCCGGTAATATGGTATTTGTTGGAATATGGCTGGCTCTCGTTAATGCTGATTCCCATTTTGGGGTATTTAGGCTGGCTGAGATATCAGGATGCTGCATTGGGTTTGGGAGAGAAAATTCTCAGGATGAGATACCGCGTGGTATCCCGGACCACGGCTATCGTGAAGAAGAATCGAATCCAAAATATCGCGACCAGCCAAAATCCATTTCAGGATAATAAAGACATTCAAAACATGACAGTGACCGCTGCTTCAGGGGCCGGCGGCATGGGCTTTGAAGCAGCTGATATAAGCCTGAATGACACCTTTAAAGTGTTAAAATGGTTGATGAATGAACCATATCATGAAGAAGAAGGGGAAGCTAGTGCTTCAGCTCAAATTGAATCTTAA
- a CDS encoding histidine kinase dimerization/phosphoacceptor domain -containing protein → MTTENGKERLDVNKKVIALFAFGIVCALLLILIVNISINTASGIRAYVGGEGMWTKAQKESVIHLANYILTENEEEFSHFKSVLRVNLGDRMGREELLKDEYDYQTIYDGFLMGRNHPEDIPHMINVFRRFQWTPEVQEAIDVWTQADYKIEELIDFADSIKSQIESDEVSMEQKATWITELEELDHELTDLEVRFSAAMGNMARLVNSILRWTVILLGLLLIGIGIWLIYRFLNSTRVWMETLRESEERFKHVLSNSKDVLYKMNLDTKEYEYVSPALKSMLGYEPEEFLNGGVSFILSKMHPKDLERMQKVVEKYDSIEDSEFLPIVEFRLKDSNGDWKWVSNVRSLVRDSQGKPEAIIGSVRNISTRKKQDKQIKESLKEKEVLLQEIHHRVKNNLAIISSLLELQKDNVSEEVEALLSSSQSRIKSIAKVHEKLYESPTLSNIPLDTYIRELAEEIKKAYTSNKKDIELQLNVSPYEIDLDDAIPIGLILNELINNAFKHAFKELDKGTLMISLQSKDKGMELVVANDGNAIAKDFDPSESDSLGMTLIQVLIKRINGTLHIESGDWTKFKIQFELKH, encoded by the coding sequence AAGTGATCGCGCTTTTTGCGTTTGGCATTGTCTGTGCTCTATTGCTGATTCTTATTGTTAATATCTCTATAAATACCGCCTCAGGTATCAGGGCCTATGTTGGTGGAGAGGGCATGTGGACCAAGGCCCAAAAGGAATCGGTTATACATCTTGCCAATTACATCCTCACCGAGAATGAAGAAGAATTTAGCCATTTCAAAAGCGTACTTCGGGTAAACCTGGGTGACCGAATGGGAAGAGAAGAATTATTGAAGGATGAGTATGACTACCAGACCATTTACGATGGTTTTCTGATGGGAAGAAATCACCCCGAAGATATTCCACATATGATCAATGTGTTCAGGCGATTCCAATGGACACCAGAGGTTCAGGAAGCCATTGATGTATGGACCCAGGCTGATTATAAAATTGAAGAACTCATTGATTTTGCAGATTCCATAAAGTCCCAAATTGAATCTGATGAAGTGAGCATGGAACAAAAGGCTACCTGGATAACCGAGCTTGAGGAATTAGATCATGAGCTTACAGATCTTGAAGTTCGGTTCTCAGCAGCAATGGGTAACATGGCACGGCTTGTTAATTCCATATTACGCTGGACTGTAATATTACTTGGGCTGTTGCTTATTGGTATAGGCATATGGCTGATATACCGCTTCCTCAATAGCACCAGAGTATGGATGGAAACCCTCAGAGAAAGTGAAGAGCGATTTAAGCACGTACTTTCGAACTCAAAGGATGTGCTCTATAAAATGAATCTGGATACCAAAGAATATGAATATGTAAGTCCTGCTTTAAAAAGCATGCTTGGTTATGAGCCAGAGGAGTTCCTGAATGGCGGTGTATCTTTTATTCTCTCAAAAATGCATCCGAAAGACCTGGAGCGAATGCAAAAAGTAGTAGAAAAGTATGACTCCATTGAAGACAGCGAATTTCTACCGATTGTTGAGTTTCGGCTTAAAGACTCTAATGGAGATTGGAAATGGGTTAGCAACGTCAGATCATTGGTTCGCGATTCACAGGGGAAACCAGAAGCTATCATCGGTAGTGTGCGAAATATTTCAACCCGAAAAAAGCAGGATAAGCAAATCAAGGAGTCGTTAAAGGAAAAAGAAGTGCTGCTTCAGGAAATTCATCACAGGGTGAAAAATAACCTGGCTATTATTTCAAGCCTGCTTGAACTTCAGAAAGATAATGTAAGTGAAGAAGTAGAGGCTTTGCTTTCTTCCAGTCAGTCCCGAATTAAATCTATTGCCAAAGTACACGAAAAATTATACGAGTCTCCCACACTTTCAAATATTCCGCTTGATACCTATATCCGCGAATTAGCTGAGGAAATCAAAAAAGCTTACACCAGCAACAAGAAAGATATTGAACTCCAACTGAATGTCTCCCCTTATGAAATTGATTTGGATGATGCCATTCCTATCGGCCTTATCCTTAATGAGCTAATCAACAATGCTTTTAAGCATGCTTTTAAGGAACTTGATAAGGGGACACTAATGATTTCTCTTCAGAGCAAAGACAAAGGCATGGAACTGGTTGTGGCTAATGATGGTAATGCAATAGCAAAAGACTTTGACCCTTCTGAAAGCGACTCTCTGGGCATGACGCTGATTCAGGTTCTGATTAAACGCATTAACGGGACACTACACATTGAAAGTGGAGACTGGACTAAATTTAAGATTCAATTTGAGCTGAAGCACTAG
- the hemH gene encoding ferrochelatase — protein sequence MAQSNTGILLVNLGSPDSYEPADLKVYLREFLTDKRVIDLPAPIRKTIVEAFILPFRPKESGEAYELIWWDEGSPLIVITQQVIDKLQQRLGKDVPVSMGMRYGNPSIEAGFDELMEKNPNLERVFLIPLYPQYAMATTETVIEKAKQVWLSKYSHLEVEFKEPFYDDPDYVKALSESIKPYIEEHDIDHLLFSYHGVPERQIKKRDITGDHCLKCEDCCNVNSPAHTFCYRHQDLMTTKNVAKYLDLDNREFSYSTAFQSKLGIDPWLTPATDAELVRLAEEEGVKKIAVCCPAFISDCIETLEEIGIRGKEDFVEAGGEDLVLIPCVNDSDLWIDTLEKWCAEKLTEKKVEAT from the coding sequence ATGGCACAATCTAACACGGGAATTTTATTGGTTAACCTTGGATCACCAGATAGTTATGAACCCGCGGATTTGAAAGTTTATCTAAGGGAGTTTTTAACTGATAAAAGGGTGATTGATCTTCCGGCTCCTATTCGTAAGACTATTGTAGAGGCATTTATTTTACCATTCCGACCAAAAGAATCTGGTGAAGCCTACGAGTTAATTTGGTGGGATGAAGGCTCTCCGCTGATTGTAATTACACAGCAGGTTATTGATAAGCTTCAACAGCGTTTAGGAAAAGATGTGCCTGTTTCTATGGGTATGAGGTATGGAAATCCATCTATTGAAGCGGGTTTTGATGAACTGATGGAGAAAAATCCGAATCTGGAACGCGTTTTCCTGATTCCGCTTTATCCTCAATATGCTATGGCAACTACCGAAACGGTGATCGAAAAAGCCAAGCAAGTATGGCTGAGTAAATATTCTCACCTTGAAGTGGAGTTTAAAGAGCCATTTTACGATGATCCGGATTATGTGAAAGCGTTGAGTGAAAGCATCAAACCGTATATTGAAGAACACGACATCGATCATCTGCTGTTTTCCTATCATGGGGTGCCGGAGCGACAAATTAAAAAAAGAGATATTACAGGAGATCACTGCCTGAAGTGTGAAGATTGCTGCAACGTGAATTCACCGGCACACACCTTTTGTTACCGCCATCAGGATTTAATGACTACTAAGAACGTTGCCAAATATCTTGATTTGGATAACCGGGAGTTCAGCTATAGTACTGCTTTCCAGTCAAAATTAGGTATCGATCCCTGGCTTACTCCGGCAACAGATGCTGAATTAGTGCGGCTGGCTGAAGAAGAAGGGGTGAAGAAAATAGCCGTTTGCTGTCCGGCTTTTATCTCAGATTGTATTGAAACACTCGAAGAGATTGGCATCCGTGGCAAAGAAGATTTTGTAGAAGCAGGTGGGGAAGACCTGGTGCTGATACCCTGTGTTAATGACAGTGATCTGTGGATTGATACGCTCGAAAAATGGTGTGCTGAAAAGCTTACTGAAAAAAAGGTTGAGGCAACTTGA
- the hemG gene encoding protoporphyrinogen oxidase: MSNLTSHEVIILGGGISGLSTAWFLRQKGISFKLFEKQSETGGVIASEYIEGSVMDFGPNSLRDRNGQIRKIAKDLGISDDLIGISEAFKTRYIVRDGKLQSLSPNISSLISTKVLSASGKIRLLKEPFIEAGSGEDESIGEFLERRIGKEAVDYLADPIFSGIYAGDIYRMSKKSVLPKLAEFEQDYGSVSWGAIRSKKEKREVKPMVLSFKKGIQQLTDAITEKISDHITYDEVLSLKKSDSGFEVATEEATYHSLNVISCIPAYNLGRILEGFEPELSAELMNIDYAPMLSVQLTFNKAEIDFITEGFGFLVPRKERIRLLGAIWKSSIFPELTNKDQHQFTLMIGGAHDRGILTEPKEQVEQEGIREFCRLMQFDARPSVIRSRLWKKAIPQFEVGYEQQKAKLDRFEGGNPGLYFGGNYQWGVSVPDCIQGAEGLAEELAAGL, from the coding sequence TTGAGCAACTTAACTTCACACGAAGTTATTATTTTGGGCGGTGGAATTTCAGGACTATCCACAGCTTGGTTTCTCCGCCAAAAAGGGATTTCATTTAAGTTATTCGAAAAGCAAAGTGAAACGGGGGGAGTTATAGCTTCCGAATATATTGAGGGGTCTGTTATGGATTTTGGACCCAATTCCCTACGTGATCGAAACGGACAGATCAGAAAAATCGCTAAAGATCTCGGAATATCTGATGACCTGATCGGAATATCTGAGGCTTTCAAAACCAGATATATTGTCAGAGACGGAAAGCTTCAGTCTCTGTCACCAAATATTTCTTCACTGATTTCAACGAAGGTTCTGTCTGCCAGCGGGAAGATTAGGTTGTTGAAAGAGCCTTTTATTGAGGCAGGATCCGGTGAAGATGAAAGCATTGGGGAATTTCTTGAACGAAGGATTGGTAAAGAAGCGGTAGACTATTTAGCAGACCCGATATTTTCAGGGATTTATGCAGGGGATATTTACCGGATGAGCAAAAAATCGGTATTGCCAAAATTAGCTGAGTTTGAACAGGATTATGGGTCTGTTTCCTGGGGTGCCATTCGTTCCAAAAAAGAGAAGAGAGAAGTTAAGCCAATGGTGCTTTCATTTAAAAAAGGTATCCAGCAGTTAACGGATGCTATTACAGAGAAGATTTCAGACCACATTACTTACGATGAAGTGCTCAGTTTAAAAAAGAGTGATTCAGGCTTTGAAGTAGCAACCGAAGAAGCAACATATCATTCACTAAATGTGATTTCATGTATTCCGGCTTATAATTTGGGAAGAATTCTGGAGGGCTTTGAACCGGAGCTTTCGGCGGAGCTGATGAATATTGATTATGCCCCGATGCTTTCGGTCCAGCTTACCTTTAATAAAGCTGAAATAGATTTTATTACAGAAGGTTTTGGCTTTTTAGTACCCCGTAAGGAAAGAATCAGACTGCTTGGTGCCATTTGGAAGTCAAGTATATTTCCGGAGCTTACTAATAAAGATCAGCATCAATTCACGCTGATGATAGGAGGAGCTCATGACCGTGGAATACTGACAGAACCAAAAGAACAGGTAGAGCAAGAGGGCATTCGGGAGTTTTGCAGGCTGATGCAATTTGATGCAAGACCTTCCGTAATTAGATCAAGGCTCTGGAAAAAAGCTATTCCCCAATTTGAAGTTGGTTATGAACAACAAAAAGCAAAACTGGATCGGTTTGAAGGCGGAAATCCGGGTCTGTATTTCGGCGGAAATTACCAATGGGGTGTTTCTGTGCCGGATTGTATTCAGGGAGCCGAAGGGCTGGCTGAAGAATTAGCTGCCGGGTTATAA
- a CDS encoding MFS transporter — MSDKSSKGLFAWAMYDWANSAYFVMIQTFVFAAYFAQSIAENETSGTALWGNMIGLAGFVIALSAPFLGSIADEGGRRKPWIGFFTLMCVFGCSMLWFAEPSSDFIWFALIMAFIATLGAELSFIFYNAMLPDLTTSLTIGKWSGWGWAMGYAGGLICLIIGYFGFVEYGADVFGLDESSLQNVRITFLFTGLWYALFSLPLFFKTADTPSKNKSISVAVKDGMKGLKKSLAMLKDEPNIWKFLLARLFYNDGLATIFAMGGVYAAGTFGFDTGQIFMFGIALNVTAGLGAFGFSWLDDITGSKNTIVWSLTGLIIPVVAVLFVEAEIWFWIWGLLLGIFVGPVQASSRTFMGRLAPQDKRNQMYGLFALSGKVTTFAGPIMVGWITLFMDSQRWGMSAILLLLVVGLALMFGVDEIKGTTREEVPIIQN, encoded by the coding sequence ATGTCTGACAAATCCTCGAAAGGGCTCTTTGCGTGGGCCATGTACGACTGGGCTAATTCAGCTTATTTCGTAATGATACAAACCTTTGTTTTTGCTGCCTATTTCGCACAATCTATCGCTGAAAATGAAACTTCAGGTACGGCGTTATGGGGAAATATGATAGGACTTGCGGGATTTGTTATTGCTTTGTCTGCTCCATTCCTTGGCTCCATTGCAGATGAAGGCGGAAGGCGAAAGCCCTGGATCGGCTTTTTTACCTTAATGTGTGTGTTCGGCTGTAGTATGTTATGGTTTGCTGAACCGAGTTCTGATTTTATCTGGTTTGCCTTGATAATGGCTTTTATAGCTACGCTGGGAGCAGAGCTGTCATTTATCTTTTACAACGCCATGCTGCCTGATTTAACCACCAGTTTAACCATTGGCAAATGGTCGGGCTGGGGCTGGGCAATGGGATATGCAGGTGGTTTAATCTGCCTGATTATCGGTTATTTTGGATTTGTTGAATATGGTGCGGATGTATTCGGTTTAGATGAAAGTTCACTTCAGAATGTGCGCATTACGTTCCTTTTTACAGGCCTTTGGTATGCGCTTTTTAGTTTGCCTCTTTTCTTTAAAACCGCTGATACTCCTTCAAAAAATAAGAGTATTTCTGTTGCAGTTAAGGATGGGATGAAAGGGCTGAAGAAAAGCCTTGCCATGCTGAAGGATGAGCCGAACATCTGGAAGTTTTTACTCGCACGATTGTTCTACAACGACGGACTTGCAACTATTTTTGCAATGGGTGGTGTTTATGCTGCCGGAACTTTCGGTTTTGATACGGGCCAGATCTTTATGTTTGGTATCGCTCTCAATGTGACTGCTGGGTTAGGGGCTTTCGGGTTTTCATGGCTGGATGATATCACGGGTAGTAAGAACACGATAGTGTGGTCGTTAACGGGGCTGATTATCCCGGTTGTGGCGGTTCTTTTTGTAGAAGCGGAGATATGGTTTTGGATATGGGGATTACTGCTTGGAATTTTCGTGGGACCGGTACAGGCCTCGAGCCGGACATTCATGGGGAGATTGGCGCCCCAAGATAAACGAAATCAAATGTATGGGCTATTTGCCTTATCAGGAAAAGTGACCACATTTGCGGGACCTATTATGGTGGGTTGGATTACCTTGTTTATGGATAGCCAAAGGTGGGGAATGAGTGCTATTTTGTTGCTTTTGGTTGTGGGATTGGCGTTAATGTTTGGAGTGGATGAGATTAAGGGAACAACCCGGGAAGAAGTGCCTATAATCCAAAATTAA